One Bradyrhizobium sp. ISRA464 genomic window carries:
- a CDS encoding Rieske (2Fe-2S) protein gives MARHVVAPVDELPPGSRKSIEIDGRPIMVFNVKGEFFGLLNRCPHQGAALCEGPLIGLASSSDPGEIEYTKLGEILRCPWHGWEFDIRTGQSYCDPRRFRVRAYPVNVEAGTNLVKGPYVAETIKVAVESNYVVVDL, from the coding sequence ATGGCGCGTCATGTGGTTGCCCCGGTGGATGAGCTGCCGCCGGGCTCGCGAAAATCCATCGAGATCGACGGGCGGCCGATCATGGTCTTCAACGTCAAGGGCGAGTTCTTCGGCCTGTTGAACCGCTGCCCGCATCAGGGCGCGGCGCTGTGCGAGGGCCCGCTGATCGGCCTGGCGTCATCGTCCGATCCCGGTGAGATCGAATATACGAAGCTCGGCGAGATCCTGCGCTGCCCGTGGCACGGCTGGGAATTCGACATCCGCACCGGCCAGTCCTATTGCGATCCTCGCCGCTTCCGCGTGCGCGCCTATCCGGTCAATGTCGAGGCGGGCACGAACCTCGTGAAAGGGCCATATGTCGCCGAGACCATCAAGGTCGCGGTCGAGAGCAACTACGTGGTGGTGGACCTGTAG
- a CDS encoding class I SAM-dependent methyltransferase yields the protein MRAFGRPQGLLGRLGGAIMARMNAECGAWVVELLEVEPDDRVLEVGFGPGAAMQHLSGLVSAGSIAGVDPSAEMVEQARSRNAAAVRSGRVDLQLGSVERLPFGDNSFDKALAINSMQVWPVAIAGLREISRVLKPGGRIALGFTAYSGQPNEGLAEKLTSAGFAKASVIKTGGFVPWP from the coding sequence ATGCGTGCGTTTGGCCGCCCTCAAGGCCTGCTCGGGAGGTTGGGCGGCGCCATCATGGCCCGCATGAATGCGGAGTGCGGGGCATGGGTGGTGGAGCTTCTCGAGGTCGAACCTGATGACCGCGTGTTGGAAGTCGGGTTTGGTCCCGGTGCCGCCATGCAACACCTGTCTGGTCTGGTTTCAGCCGGGAGCATCGCGGGCGTCGATCCGTCGGCCGAGATGGTGGAGCAGGCGCGGAGCCGGAACGCGGCCGCCGTTCGGAGCGGGCGGGTCGACCTGCAACTCGGCTCCGTCGAGCGCCTGCCGTTCGGCGACAACAGCTTTGACAAGGCGCTCGCGATCAACTCGATGCAGGTCTGGCCGGTCGCGATCGCGGGCTTGCGCGAGATTTCGCGGGTTCTGAAGCCGGGCGGCAGGATCGCGCTCGGCTTTACGGCCTATTCCGGGCAGCCGAACGAAGGCCTTGCGGAGAAGCTCACCTCCGCCGGTTTCGCGAAGGCAAGCGTGATAAAGACAGGTGGTTTTGTGCCTTGGCCATAA
- a CDS encoding cytochrome c oxidase assembly protein: MGSRYRKNLNVLLPCFVVLGIMFGLVAYAPELYRAFCGATGYGGTTQRAYSDPTTTSDKTVAVAFDSNVAPGLPWRFEPEQRSVTVHLGEQKLVFFTAENLSNESIVGHAAFNVTPETSGVYFNKIQCFCFNEERLDPHQKVEMPVVFFVDPAFAKDPDNLHVDTITLSYTFFRSANPSQSKNLSRFLADAAPDPAHGQQLFTERCTACHAMDANKAGPVLGGVVGRRAGSAPGYHYSPALKTAGLTWSTDNLDRWLADPQKLVPGARMPVRVLDAPSRRDIVAYLQKVGQKHINRTGSNTAASDGEY; encoded by the coding sequence ATGGGGTCGCGGTACCGGAAAAACCTGAATGTTCTTCTTCCGTGCTTCGTCGTGCTCGGCATCATGTTCGGGCTGGTGGCCTATGCGCCGGAACTGTACCGCGCATTCTGCGGTGCCACCGGATATGGAGGGACGACGCAGCGGGCGTATTCCGACCCGACGACCACCTCCGACAAGACCGTGGCGGTCGCGTTCGACAGCAATGTCGCGCCGGGCTTGCCGTGGCGGTTCGAGCCGGAACAACGCTCTGTCACGGTTCACCTCGGCGAACAAAAGCTCGTATTCTTCACAGCCGAGAACCTCAGCAACGAGTCGATCGTCGGACACGCCGCATTCAACGTCACGCCCGAGACGAGCGGTGTCTATTTCAACAAGATTCAATGCTTCTGCTTCAATGAGGAGCGTCTCGATCCGCATCAGAAGGTCGAAATGCCCGTTGTCTTTTTCGTCGATCCGGCCTTTGCGAAGGATCCGGACAACCTCCACGTCGATACAATCACGCTCAGCTATACGTTTTTTCGCTCGGCGAATCCCTCACAGAGCAAGAACCTTTCACGCTTCCTGGCCGATGCCGCGCCGGATCCCGCCCACGGCCAGCAGCTCTTCACCGAACGGTGCACGGCATGTCATGCGATGGATGCCAACAAGGCCGGCCCCGTACTTGGCGGTGTGGTGGGCCGCAGGGCCGGCTCGGCGCCCGGATACCACTATTCGCCGGCACTGAAGACTGCCGGTCTCACCTGGTCTACGGATAATCTTGATCGGTGGCTGGCCGATCCGCAGAAACTGGTACCCGGTGCACGCATGCCGGTGCGTGTGCTCGACGCTCCGTCGCGCCGCGACATCGTCGCTTACCTGCAGAAGGTAGGCCAGAAGCACATCAACCGGACTGGTTCGAACACGGCCGCATCGGACGGAGAATACTAG